The window GGCGGGAGCGCGCCGCGTCCGTGCGCTTCACCTGCGTCTGCACCTCGGCCAGCTCGTCCAGCAGCCGCCCGTGTTTAGAGGACACGCTCCAGTAGTTAAACGACACAATGACGATAATCACCAAAAACGCGATCAGGATGAAAGACGGGAGGCGACCACCGCGTCGATTCGCGCCGAACCCGATCATTGTGTAATCGAAGAGAAGCCCCGATTACGATCACCGGCTTTGCGTGAGCGTTAAAATGTGTGTAAGTTACCGTAGTCACCGTCGAACTAAGTTGTCGACCGtcaagtatttaaataaaacgcATTATATCCACAAGTTTCTCAACCGTTCGGCTTATAGCAACCTTGAGGTGTCCTGAAGTTGGTGACAACTACAATTTTGACGTTTCCTCCGTGTCCCTTCCGCACAGTTGGCGATTTCGCGTTTTCCTTGTTTGCGTTCACGCAACGCCAATGCCAGTAGATCAAATACATTAACGCACACACAGGCGACGTGGCCTATCCCGGACTCGATGCGAGCTAATAGCGCACAACCATAACATGTCCTCCCTCCGCGTGAGACTACAAAACTTGATCGTGCGTCTTTATTCGTTCGTTGGATGAATAGACTTGTGAATACGGGGATGAGCTGTTAACACTATTAGCACATGCCTCTCGCTAAAGTGTCATGCGTTGATATGGTGATGAGAGAACCAGTGAGGTAAACGCCGCGTACTAGTTTCACTCCAACAACACGATATTGAtctcatttaaacacaaatgcaaGCCAGTCGAAAAACCAGAACCGCAACCGGATCGAGCTTGTACAAAGATCCATTAACATTAGCAACACAGCACATGCTATCAGGCAGTTAGCATCGCGTTTGCCACTGCCAGCGAGGCCAGATTTACAGTTTTCTGCAAGAGCATCATATACGCACCTGATATATAGCAACACAGTATAAACAATCAGAAAATATGCGTTTAACACGTATTTGAATGGACCATACACGTAACGTAACGGCTAGCTTTAGAGTTCGCTTTTAGAAGTCAACAGCAGACTTCCGCGTCCCTCGGTCCTGACAAACGCGAGAATAAACGAGATGCCTTATATTCGAACTATATTCGCGTATAAATAAACGACAATGGATTATTAACCGGAGTCGTAACGGTATCGTAGATATCTAACTGCCAGCAGGTTAGACGGCTatgcaaaaatatgaaaaaagtcGTCCAGCGTGTAAGGTGTACCGACGGCTATGATCGACAGCCAGAATACCCAATCAGTGGATACAACGGTGTAAACTAGCCGCATCGGATTGGTTTCATACGTTACTGTTAGTTTTTGGTCAAATTCAATTGGACGCTCAAATAATAAGAGAAGGCGCGGTCTGCAGCGCTATAATGAACGCACACGCTCAAAAGTCTGAATGTCGCATTTCTGGGGAGCTTACCgaaatgtgtttgtattgcCTTTTGTTTTACATCTGAGATACTTGGTTCAGTAGATAAATATACGTTCATAAACCAGCAGTAAGACACAATTAGGATTGATTTATATAGCTCAAATATCACGTACTTTTCAGAGCCTCGGCGAACGTGTATTGAGAACGACTGGGCGCCACCGAGTGTTGTGATTAATCAACCACACTGTGCATATTTCCAAGGGCTCTTAGAATAGATAACCaatctgaaaaaacaaaaactttattgCACAGCACAGATGATACTCTGTTTTTCAACACTGAAGTTCGTTGGGATATTGTTTTGAAATAAGCACGGTGtgttattaaagtgatagttcacaaaaCATCTATCGTCACCTGTCACctattatcatttactcacattcgagtggttccaaatctgtatacatttctttgttctgatgaacacagagaaagatatttggataaatgcttatgatcaaacagttcttggaccccattgactaccatagtaggaaaaaatactttatacgttttttgttctgtttaacacaaaataagacattttgaagaatgtaggaaagcaaacaattcttggGCACTTTTTACTACCATTGTCACTTTTCCTACTATGCTTGTCAATGGCCGACAACtgattggttacaagcattcgtttaaatatctttctctttgttaaaccatacaaagacatttgtagaggtttggaacaactagagagtgagtcaTTCTtggcagaattttcagttttgggtggttttaataaagattttttccCCTCAAACCAACAAATGAACGTGAAAGGCTTATAAAAGCAGTCCATTGaggaaaaatacaaacagacacatttttattttgcaacactgaaaataaaaataacacactgaGGTAAACTGAATAATCCAGCTTCATAAAGTTATCTGCCCTGCAGTGGCACACAATGACCAAATATATCCAATATTTAACAATGTTTGcagaaaatgtgtattttaatgtttgtataaTCAAATAGACAGTTTCATGAAGAGGTAAATCCATCGGCTCTCCTTTGGTCCACTACATACCCAGTCTTCTATTTAATACACTAGCAAATTCATCAGTTTTAATTctaacaaatattttacttttttctgacattaaaataaaaatatatacccCTGCAGGTAAACACTCTAGTGTTTCTTTTTTAGaaccttgtttttttatcatatgaGGAACATTAGCTCCACATTGACTTGCTGTTGTTTCAAGAGCTACAGTTTCTGCTGATGTGATTTAGGATTTGGCCTTGGCACATGTTCAGAGTATTATAAGGGAAAAGGTGTTCTGGTCCAGGGGGTCAGAGTGTAGTTTCTCTGCAAACACTGATGAGGCTTTGAGGGTGATGTGGCGATTGATGATCCAGCGTAGTAGGGACATCCCTCTGTCTGGTTGCTCGAGGTGAACGGCGCAAGGATGAGGACGGGGAACTCAAAGCTCCACAGCTCTGTAAATGCAGGTCTCCATGAGCAAGCTTCCTTGGGCTGCCCTTGATCTTCTCGGACTGTGTCATTAACTAGGAAGAGGATAGGAGCAAAACATACACAATGTAATTTAGTTAATTCATCCAGAATGAGACAAATAGTttgacaatataaacaaatgaatgtatataaaacaattCTAGAAATCCCATTTTGCATGAAAATAGACAAATCACCTGATCAATAATACTGGCGCTGAAAATGGCCTCCTCCATGTGTTTCTCATCAGatttaataacacatttaatgCTGTTGACCACCTGCTGAACCTCTGGAGGTAGAGTGCAGCTAGAGTGCTCCAGGAATTTTGCCACCAGCACTTTGGTGTCTTTGTAAGTTTTGAGGTCTGCAAGAGATTGTGGTCGCTCTGATGATGGTGAAACATGGAGGTGAGGTTTGAGTCGTGTGTCAGATTTAACATCCTTCTGTTTCTTTCCCCCTTGGCTGCCATGTTTGGCAGATGGCGGTCGGACGTTCTCAGAGAGCTCCATGCATGCTGTGCAGAATAATGCATTAGTATTTCTCCTCTTATAAGAATACTTCCAATATTGTTGGTGAATGAATTGCTCAGAATATACACTGCCTGTCCAAAAAAAGGTCACCACCTGGATTTAACTAAGTAAAAGGTAGGAGTCTCCCATTAGATTGGAGGTCTAGGTTCGGGGACATGATACGGGCAGTGTATTTTGTGgaaatattatacaaaatatttaagttgGTTACCTTGATCACAGGGGGTCTGTGGGGAGTCCTCGGGTGGATGGTTAGCAGCACAGCGATCACCTGTAGGTAAATACATTCACTTAGTTCTTAAACTAATTGCCAATGGCCTATTACAATAATAGTTTTAAAAGGTTACATGTCAGTTTGTAAGTTACACATATATTCAGTTAACAGTAAGAGAGACTCGCGTACTTCTAGATATGGAAGTACAGGACAATGGTTCACTAGTGGAGCGCACAATCCTCGCAAGTTTCCTGTACCCTCTGGTGGCACGCAGCGTGCGTGGACGCTCATGGGGGCTTGAGCTGCTGAGGACAGAGGTAGCATTTGGCTGTGGAGCCACAGAGGAAGAGGCAGATGGGGACCAGATGCTGAAGCATAGTCGGGTACCCCGCAGCTGACCGGTGGGTGATGGGGAGGTGCAGGCAGAGGGTGTAAGTGCAGAAATTGCCCCTGCAGCGGAAGTCACTGCAGAATTGGAAGCACTGGAGCATGGAGCGTTTGAAGGAAAAAGGAGGGTTAGCTTCTTATTGGTTCTTTCTCTGTGCTGTGTTCGAGACTTGGATTGCAGACTTGTATTCTCCTCCTTTTCAAGGCCACTGACAGCATCAGGTGACAATTGGGGTGACTGGGGCTTCGAATCCTGCACGACAGAAGACTCGCAGTAGTCAAAGCGGACACGGGCCTGTCTCCTCAGGTTAAAGCGGGTGCTGTGTTCCAAGCTTGTGCAGCTGCCGTCAGTCGCTACG of the Triplophysa dalaica isolate WHDGS20190420 chromosome 1, ASM1584641v1, whole genome shotgun sequence genome contains:
- the fam189a1 gene encoding protein ENTREP2 isoform X2, with product MLLSAVCVMLNLAGAILSCQNAQLVNSLEDCQLIKFDSDGVCVCCELEHLRSTCNNLGETLKLNPLRDCNTIRLRLKELLFSVCALNVISTIVCALATAVCCMQMVSTDLLQMFMPHRARALSADCMTPHGTILHQTLDFDEFIPPIPPPPYYPPEYTCTPMMEGQRGLHLDFPHSPFSAIYGVPINSPGTLYPSELPPPYESVVGLTPASQITTSLEQQATESSLCDRNTTASISTQASVDSTSLMVSETADIPDHSSSEDLCSLEVQGSDSSPYGPLPVVATDGSCTSLEHSTRFNLRRQARVRFDYCESSVVQDSKPQSPQLSPDAVSGLEKEENTSLQSKSRTQHRERTNKKLTLLFPSNAPCSSASNSAVTSAAGAISALTPSACTSPSPTGQLRGTRLCFSIWSPSASSSVAPQPNATSVLSSSSPHERPRTLRATRGYRKLARIVRSTSEPLSCTSISRSDRCAANHPPEDSPQTPCDQACMELSENVRPPSAKHGSQGGKKQKDVKSDTRLKPHLHVSPSSERPQSLADLKTYKDTKVLVAKFLEHSSCTLPPEVQQVVNSIKCVIKSDEKHMEEAIFSASIIDQLMTQSEKIKGSPRKLAHGDLHLQSCGALSSPSSSLRRSPRATRQRDVPTTLDHQSPHHPQSLISVCRETTL
- the fam189a1 gene encoding protein ENTREP2 isoform X1, which translates into the protein MPVSAMPRARSLSPVSLSRSLSRLREFRTRTRIMLSLGVSQMVLGSLILAVSFAALALTTSPRVRHSCPFWAGFSVLLSGLIGVVSWKRPLSLVITFFMLLSAVCVMLNLAGAILSCQNAQLVNSLEDCQLIKFDSDGVCVCCELEHLRSTCNNLGETLKLNPLRDCNTIRLRLKELLFSVCALNVISTIVCALATAVCCMQMVSTDLLQMFMPHRARALSADCMTPHGTILHQTLDFDEFIPPIPPPPYYPPEYTCTPMMEGQRGLHLDFPHSPFSAIYGVPINSPGTLYPSELPPPYESVVGLTPASQITTSLEQQATESSLCDRNTTASISTQASVDSTSLMVSETADIPDHSSSEDLCSLEVQGSDSSPYGPLPVVATDGSCTSLEHSTRFNLRRQARVRFDYCESSVVQDSKPQSPQLSPDAVSGLEKEENTSLQSKSRTQHRERTNKKLTLLFPSNAPCSSASNSAVTSAAGAISALTPSACTSPSPTGQLRGTRLCFSIWSPSASSSVAPQPNATSVLSSSSPHERPRTLRATRGYRKLARIVRSTSEPLSCTSISRSDRCAANHPPEDSPQTPCDQACMELSENVRPPSAKHGSQGGKKQKDVKSDTRLKPHLHVSPSSERPQSLADLKTYKDTKVLVAKFLEHSSCTLPPEVQQVVNSIKCVIKSDEKHMEEAIFSASIIDQLMTQSEKIKGSPRKLAHGDLHLQSCGALSSPSSSLRRSPRATRQRDVPTTLDHQSPHHPQSLISVCRETTL